A genomic region of Leptolyngbya sp. NIES-2104 contains the following coding sequences:
- a CDS encoding SMP-30/gluconolactonase/LRE family protein, which produces MTVQIVFDARARLGECPLWNVDRQQLFWVDAYNHRVHQFDPATGQDRFFDVGDIVSAIAIVDRDRLLLALRDRLAYLNVESGEVTAFYQFNFPYPNTRCNDGKCDAQGRFWIGTVSETAKQAELYRYDPDGSIRVMETELTISNGLGWSPDRSTFYLTDSAPHKIYAYDFNAETGTIQNRRTLIDLSSEAVEPDGLSIDTQGNIWTALWNGWCVACFDAAGKELDRINLPVQRPTSVTFGGSNLSDLYITSASVGLSQKEIQQGFNAGDLFRLSTNAQGIPSHALSSAIIE; this is translated from the coding sequence ATGACCGTTCAAATCGTTTTTGATGCTCGTGCCCGTCTGGGAGAGTGTCCTTTGTGGAATGTCGATCGACAACAATTGTTCTGGGTCGATGCTTACAATCATCGGGTGCATCAATTTGATCCAGCAACCGGGCAGGATCGGTTCTTTGATGTCGGTGATATTGTTAGCGCGATCGCGATTGTCGATCGCGATCGATTACTGCTGGCATTACGCGATCGATTGGCTTATCTCAATGTTGAATCGGGTGAAGTGACTGCGTTCTATCAGTTTAATTTTCCTTATCCGAACACACGCTGTAATGATGGTAAGTGTGATGCTCAAGGGCGTTTCTGGATTGGAACCGTGAGCGAAACGGCGAAACAGGCAGAACTCTATCGTTATGATCCAGATGGCTCGATTCGAGTGATGGAAACTGAGCTAACCATCTCGAATGGATTAGGCTGGAGTCCCGATCGATCGACGTTCTATCTAACCGATTCGGCTCCTCACAAAATTTATGCTTATGATTTCAATGCTGAAACAGGAACCATTCAAAATCGGCGGACGCTGATAGATTTGTCTAGTGAAGCGGTTGAACCGGATGGATTATCGATCGATACTCAAGGCAACATTTGGACAGCGCTTTGGAATGGGTGGTGCGTTGCTTGTTTTGACGCTGCTGGAAAAGAACTCGATCGTATCAACCTCCCGGTACAGCGTCCAACCAGTGTGACGTTTGGAGGCTCAAACCTATCAGATCTGTACATTACTTCAGCTTCGGTTGGATTGAGCCAGAAAGAAATTCAGCAAGGATTCAATGCAGGGGATTTATTTCGTCTATCAACAAATGCTCAAGGAATTCCGAGTCATGCGCTTAGTTCAGCAATAATAGAATAG
- a CDS encoding cyclic nucleotide-binding domain-containing protein → MLPSVSERQMNGVRWILTIGWLLVIASLFYDPWSAALTEPNHPWSPLRITDECVKVQGQCLPQQPYPLGATLFWGAIVPSGIFILLVFGHELWRRICPLSFLSQIPRGLGRQRQFKHENKKTGKVRYELAKVKADSWLGRNYPYVQFGWLFVGLCGRILFFNADRLVLGGWLVFTILAAIAVGYYYGGKSWCQYFCPMAPVQTIFSEPRGLVGTKAHMSDSRITQSMCRTVQPDGNEQSACVACQSPCIDIDSERTYWDGLNKPEETLIRYGYVGLVVGYFLYYYLYAGNWNYYFSGIWNRDPNQLAALMSPGLYLFGQAINIPKLFAVPLVLGGFTAIGYYAGKFIEQGTKSRLQKRSKLHPDIIRHRIFAICTFSVFNFFFFFAGRPLIGLLPIWVQTLFDVALVFLSTLWLQKTWRRSPDLYSRENLASRFRKQLEKLDLNVSQYLDGRSLDDLNTNEVYVLAKVLPGFGREQRHEAYKGVVQEALAEGYVNYSSSLEVLQQMRQELGISDDEHREVLEELGVEDPELLNPDRKWSLENQIRLSGYQKSLERLMRLQQSQPDLASIQALRCEYSITPQEEAWISSGLAPDVSNAQKAEELLARLRQWVECDQALDYPELQEHAAVLKVLHTSVERKQELIVRSLLDLLSTLQNPMSVAQSLKQLSPEVVTAVLKRESWKNLRPEVAQLLAQPGKPRSSVQLPTQDVVSYLELLLDHYNPLVHAAALFLIAQLHPDRVQIRETDPPFVQDTAKQLLALPSSPSLSQLPKLEKFVHLFNSDFFDRIHTDTLMALGDRATVRTYKTDDTITEAGDTCRELLLLIEGDANIQYQSGNGTRTEQLHPGQMLDELEVLTHSNSENTIVAASKTTRIIAIPVDALDDLLDSDRNFARRILELESRQLQRLVKAGQV, encoded by the coding sequence ATGCTGCCAAGCGTATCAGAGCGTCAAATGAATGGAGTTCGCTGGATACTCACCATTGGGTGGCTACTGGTCATTGCTTCTTTGTTCTATGATCCTTGGTCTGCTGCATTAACTGAACCCAATCACCCTTGGAGTCCATTACGGATTACGGACGAATGTGTCAAAGTTCAAGGTCAATGTCTACCACAGCAGCCTTACCCATTAGGTGCAACCTTGTTTTGGGGCGCGATCGTACCGTCTGGAATTTTCATCCTCTTAGTCTTCGGACATGAACTCTGGCGGCGCATTTGTCCATTATCGTTTCTGTCTCAGATTCCACGCGGTTTAGGACGACAACGGCAGTTCAAGCACGAAAACAAAAAGACAGGTAAGGTTCGATACGAACTCGCGAAGGTTAAAGCGGATTCTTGGTTAGGACGGAACTATCCGTATGTGCAGTTTGGCTGGTTGTTTGTTGGGTTGTGTGGGCGAATTTTGTTTTTTAATGCCGATCGCTTAGTCCTGGGTGGTTGGCTAGTATTTACGATTTTGGCAGCGATCGCAGTCGGTTACTACTACGGCGGCAAATCTTGGTGTCAGTACTTTTGTCCAATGGCTCCGGTGCAAACAATTTTTAGTGAGCCGAGAGGGTTAGTTGGCACTAAGGCACATATGAGTGATAGCCGCATTACTCAGTCGATGTGTCGAACCGTTCAGCCTGATGGGAATGAGCAAAGTGCTTGTGTCGCTTGTCAGAGTCCTTGTATTGATATTGATTCTGAGCGGACGTACTGGGATGGCTTGAACAAACCCGAAGAAACATTAATTCGATACGGTTATGTTGGTTTAGTCGTTGGCTATTTCCTGTATTACTATCTCTATGCTGGAAACTGGAACTATTACTTTTCTGGGATTTGGAATCGCGACCCAAATCAGCTTGCAGCGTTGATGAGTCCGGGATTGTATCTATTTGGGCAGGCGATTAACATTCCCAAGCTATTTGCAGTTCCGTTGGTGCTGGGTGGATTTACAGCGATCGGCTATTACGCTGGAAAATTCATCGAGCAAGGCACCAAATCCCGTTTACAAAAACGTTCTAAACTTCATCCTGATATCATTCGCCATCGTATTTTTGCAATTTGCACGTTCAGCGTTTTCAATTTCTTTTTCTTCTTTGCAGGTCGTCCTTTAATTGGATTGTTACCGATTTGGGTGCAAACTCTGTTTGATGTTGCGCTGGTTTTTCTCAGTACGCTGTGGCTCCAAAAAACTTGGCGACGCAGTCCGGATCTGTATTCGCGTGAGAATTTAGCAAGCCGATTCCGCAAACAGCTAGAAAAGCTCGATTTGAATGTTTCACAGTATCTGGATGGTCGATCGCTCGATGATCTCAATACAAACGAAGTGTATGTTCTGGCGAAAGTGCTTCCGGGCTTTGGTCGCGAACAACGACATGAAGCCTATAAAGGCGTAGTACAAGAAGCATTGGCTGAAGGTTATGTGAACTATTCGAGCAGCTTAGAAGTTCTACAGCAAATGCGTCAGGAGCTTGGAATTTCCGACGATGAACACCGAGAAGTTTTAGAAGAATTGGGAGTCGAAGATCCAGAACTGTTGAACCCCGATCGCAAATGGTCACTCGAAAATCAGATTCGTCTTAGCGGCTATCAGAAATCACTAGAACGCTTAATGCGTCTACAACAGAGCCAGCCTGATCTGGCATCAATTCAAGCATTACGGTGCGAGTACTCAATCACACCGCAAGAAGAGGCATGGATTTCGTCTGGATTAGCTCCAGATGTCAGCAACGCTCAGAAAGCAGAAGAGTTACTGGCTCGATTGCGGCAATGGGTGGAGTGCGATCAAGCTTTAGATTATCCAGAACTACAGGAACACGCTGCTGTTCTTAAAGTTCTGCATACCAGCGTCGAACGCAAGCAGGAATTGATTGTGCGATCGCTACTCGATCTTTTATCAACCCTGCAAAATCCGATGTCGGTTGCTCAATCGTTGAAGCAGCTTTCTCCCGAAGTTGTTACAGCAGTTCTCAAGCGCGAATCCTGGAAAAATCTGCGTCCCGAAGTGGCTCAGTTGCTTGCTCAACCTGGAAAGCCACGAAGCTCTGTACAGCTTCCGACACAGGACGTTGTGAGTTATTTAGAACTCCTGTTAGATCACTATAATCCTCTCGTTCATGCTGCTGCACTCTTTCTAATTGCTCAACTGCATCCCGATCGAGTGCAAATTCGCGAGACTGATCCGCCTTTCGTTCAGGACACCGCAAAACAATTGTTGGCTTTGCCGTCCTCTCCATCTCTTTCCCAGCTTCCAAAGCTAGAAAAGTTTGTGCATCTATTTAATAGTGATTTCTTCGATCGCATTCACACCGATACACTCATGGCGTTAGGCGATCGAGCAACGGTCAGAACGTACAAAACAGACGACACGATCACCGAAGCGGGTGATACTTGCCGAGAATTGTTACTGCTAATCGAAGGTGATGCGAATATTCAATATCAATCTGGGAATGGAACCCGCACCGAGCAGCTTCATCCTGGACAGATGTTAGATGAATTAGAAGTGTTAACTCACAGCAATTCGGAAAATACGATCGTAGCTGCCAGTAAAACGACTCGAATTATTGCGATTCCGGTCGATGCTTTGGACGACTTGCTGGACAGCGATCGCAATTTTGCCCGCCGAATTCTGGAACTAGAAAGCCGCCAACTTCAACGATTGGTGAAAGCTGGACAGGTTTAA
- a CDS encoding Crp/Fnr family transcriptional regulator has product MYSVTPQNSDAARPFLTWQRIIDWAQEHYRVRNFSKDERVPTRPGLLYLVQKGAVRLVGTAQVNATGGNATRLARISPEEAFLGFVGTGQPFEIVAQSPFTLQAYAHVDQTSVVWMYWHDLDNWPHFRREVLDAFRYQHQRKLLWLSTLGQRRTIDRLLGFLTLLIEEYGEPTDEGYCLPFPLTHAQIGSAIGSTRVTVTRLMGKLRQKGMIRTQGDNLLCLPTDSVLSRAEGKLNAN; this is encoded by the coding sequence ATGTACTCAGTCACACCTCAGAATTCCGATGCTGCTCGCCCGTTCCTGACTTGGCAACGAATTATCGATTGGGCGCAAGAACATTATCGCGTTCGTAATTTCAGTAAAGATGAACGGGTTCCGACTCGTCCAGGTCTGCTGTATCTCGTGCAGAAGGGTGCAGTTCGATTGGTTGGAACGGCTCAAGTGAATGCAACGGGTGGAAATGCGACTCGGCTGGCTCGGATCAGCCCAGAAGAGGCATTTTTAGGATTTGTGGGTACGGGTCAACCGTTTGAAATTGTGGCGCAATCGCCGTTTACACTGCAAGCTTATGCTCATGTGGATCAAACTTCGGTTGTGTGGATGTACTGGCACGATTTGGATAATTGGCCCCATTTCCGTCGGGAAGTGCTGGATGCGTTCCGGTATCAGCATCAGCGGAAATTACTGTGGTTGAGCACTTTGGGTCAGCGTCGCACGATCGATCGATTGCTCGGATTTTTAACTTTGCTCATTGAAGAGTACGGTGAACCCACGGACGAAGGGTATTGCCTGCCATTTCCGCTGACTCATGCTCAGATCGGAAGCGCGATCGGTTCAACTCGTGTGACGGTTACTCGCTTGATGGGTAAGCTGCGGCAGAAAGGAATGATTCGGACGCAGGGCGATAATTTGCTGTGTTTGCCAACGGATTCGGTATTAAGCCGCGCTGAAGGAAAACTGAACGCGAATTAA
- a CDS encoding DALR anticodon-binding domain-containing protein, with amino-acid sequence MNCNLPKITYPRLRTLLLARICEAITRKTDVEVAILSDLQPDSEFFHRNSIIKKVRNHTSIARYQSSIALQFGARSTQIQEKVATQMRQLSSISLVMDLKTILLRDLTISTTNIGLLEFEFGDWAIANWLQTVWESCSIETDFNSAFSPALTLSENSHIFFCQYTYSRCSALLRLTNLPNDIGQTVETWLNDKKLLLRQERSLIEQIISTIDEWEDKPPLESAIALSQTFQNFYQSCQIVKYEAVDRQIAQCRLALVMITHRLLKQLLEQGLGVLAPETL; translated from the coding sequence GTGAATTGTAACCTACCGAAGATCACTTATCCTAGGCTTCGCACATTGTTACTGGCAAGAATTTGTGAGGCAATCACCCGTAAGACGGATGTCGAAGTAGCGATCCTCTCAGATTTGCAGCCAGATTCTGAGTTTTTCCACCGAAACTCTATCATCAAAAAAGTTAGAAATCATACTTCAATCGCCCGCTATCAATCGTCGATCGCGCTTCAGTTTGGGGCTAGATCCACGCAAATTCAAGAAAAAGTTGCAACTCAGATGAGGCAGCTTTCTTCTATTTCTTTGGTAATGGATTTAAAAACGATACTTCTACGTGATCTCACGATCAGTACGACTAACATTGGGCTTCTAGAGTTTGAGTTTGGCGATTGGGCGATCGCGAACTGGCTACAAACGGTTTGGGAGAGTTGCTCGATCGAAACCGATTTTAATTCAGCTTTTTCGCCCGCTTTGACGCTCTCAGAAAATTCTCATATTTTCTTTTGCCAGTACACCTATTCGCGATGTAGTGCGCTTCTTCGTCTCACAAATCTACCGAATGACATAGGTCAAACAGTAGAAACATGGCTTAACGATAAAAAACTTTTATTAAGACAAGAACGATCGCTGATTGAACAAATCATTTCAACGATCGACGAATGGGAAGACAAACCGCCACTAGAGTCCGCAATTGCGCTGAGCCAAACCTTTCAGAATTTTTATCAGTCCTGCCAGATCGTGAAGTATGAAGCGGTTGATCGTCAAATCGCACAATGTCGATTAGCTTTAGTAATGATTACTCATCGGCTTTTGAAACAGCTTTTAGAGCAAGGATTAGGCGTTTTAGCACCGGAAACCCTTTGA
- a CDS encoding Cof-type HAD-IIB family hydrolase — protein sequence MQHSEIRLLVLDIDGTIAGKSNHIREPVLQAIAKAQNNGIQIAIATGRMYRSALRFYETVRSRLPLIAYQGAWIQDPASGKVLRRWSVPKAQVLELLDYFEQPKLRELLSVHFYINDDLYVRSMSPETIAYTQRSGITPIEVGDLRSTLDMETTKVLALSDDTELINSLLGSLQKQYTPAELYLTKSVATFFEATNPAANKGTAVKYLAEELLNLKPENVMAIGDNFNDLEMIQYAGIGVAMGNAPEGVQEVATWVAPSVEVDGAATAIEKFLL from the coding sequence ATGCAGCACTCTGAAATTCGATTATTAGTTCTAGACATTGACGGAACGATCGCAGGCAAATCTAATCATATCCGCGAACCTGTCTTACAAGCGATCGCCAAAGCACAGAACAATGGCATCCAAATCGCGATCGCGACCGGGCGGATGTATCGTTCTGCTCTGCGATTCTATGAGACAGTGCGATCAAGATTACCGTTAATTGCTTATCAGGGCGCATGGATTCAAGATCCAGCAAGTGGAAAAGTCTTACGCCGCTGGTCGGTTCCGAAGGCGCAAGTATTGGAACTGCTCGATTATTTTGAGCAACCAAAACTTCGTGAATTGTTGTCGGTTCATTTCTATATCAATGACGATCTGTACGTCCGATCGATGTCTCCGGAGACGATCGCTTACACGCAACGCAGCGGAATTACTCCGATTGAAGTGGGCGATTTGCGATCGACGCTTGACATGGAAACGACAAAAGTCCTTGCACTCAGTGATGACACGGAATTGATTAATTCTCTGCTGGGTTCGCTGCAAAAACAGTACACGCCTGCTGAACTTTATTTAACGAAATCGGTAGCGACCTTCTTCGAGGCGACGAATCCCGCTGCAAATAAAGGAACTGCGGTGAAATACTTAGCCGAGGAACTTCTGAATCTCAAACCAGAAAATGTCATGGCGATCGGGGATAACTTCAACGACCTCGAAATGATTCAGTACGCCGGAATTGGGGTTGCGATGGGAAATGCGCCGGAAGGAGTTCAGGAAGTGGCGACTTGGGTTGCGCCCTCGGTTGAAGTGGACGGGGCAGCGACTGCGATCGAAAAATTCCTACTTTAA
- a CDS encoding cation diffusion facilitator family transporter, protein MAEVRNQKGISRQILLITLWLTLLMLVVKVGAAWATRSLAIVAESLHTVIDGFSTVLSLIAISAPNRQTGREVWGHGRLETGLALLLVALLGFAGLSLLSVAVGQLAIDPALRTVPATRMRLSVIGLLGVVYAASLGLALFERKVSRSLDSSVLKLNARHILQDAWLTAFLLVGLFGMWAGYAWFDSFLTIVMVLTAGLSCWRVLNWQLPLMVRQVAIAPEAIGQIVRQIQGVTQCYEVRSRGIVGRQVFVEMRVIVHPEFLGASDWIVEEIEGAIRDRYGPVQVMIFIEEAQDELQHPFEQMRSDQSSREIDWS, encoded by the coding sequence ATGGCTGAAGTCAGAAATCAAAAAGGAATCAGTCGTCAGATTTTATTGATCACACTTTGGCTAACGCTGCTGATGTTGGTGGTGAAAGTGGGTGCAGCTTGGGCAACGAGATCTTTAGCGATCGTGGCGGAATCGCTGCATACGGTGATCGATGGTTTTAGTACGGTTCTGAGCCTGATCGCAATCTCGGCTCCAAATCGTCAGACCGGGCGGGAAGTCTGGGGACACGGACGATTAGAAACGGGACTCGCTCTATTACTGGTGGCATTGCTGGGATTTGCGGGATTGAGTTTACTGAGTGTGGCAGTTGGACAACTCGCGATCGATCCCGCTTTGCGAACGGTTCCCGCGACTCGGATGCGGTTGTCAGTGATTGGCTTACTCGGAGTCGTTTATGCTGCCAGTCTTGGACTTGCATTATTTGAGCGGAAAGTTTCGCGATCGCTCGATAGTTCTGTTTTGAAATTAAACGCCCGTCACATTCTTCAGGATGCTTGGCTCACAGCGTTTTTACTCGTTGGACTGTTCGGAATGTGGGCGGGCTATGCGTGGTTTGACTCATTTTTGACGATCGTCATGGTGCTGACGGCTGGATTAAGCTGCTGGCGTGTGTTGAATTGGCAGCTACCGTTGATGGTGCGACAAGTCGCGATCGCGCCTGAAGCAATTGGTCAGATCGTGCGACAGATTCAGGGCGTGACGCAGTGTTATGAAGTGCGATCGCGGGGAATTGTCGGACGGCAGGTGTTTGTCGAAATGCGCGTGATCGTGCATCCCGAATTTCTAGGGGCAAGTGACTGGATCGTTGAGGAGATTGAAGGAGCGATTCGCGATCGATATGGTCCGGTGCAGGTGATGATTTTTATCGAGGAAGCACAGGATGAATTGCAGCATCCTTTTGAGCAGATGCGATCGGATCAGTCGAGTCGTGAAATCGATTGGAGTTAG
- the obgE gene encoding GTPase ObgE produces the protein MQFIDQAEIQVQAGDGGDGMVSFRREKYVPAGGPNGGNGGRGGSVILKANENLQTLLDFRYMRLFKADNGQKGGSSNCTGASGSDRMIEVPCGTVIYDAETDEIIGDLTENGQTLKVAEGGRGGLGNHCFLSNRNRAPENAFPGQPGEAKSLRLELKLLAEVGIIGLPNAGKSTLISALSAARPKIANYPFTTLVPNLGVVRKPTGDGTVFADIPGLIEGAHMGIGLGHDFLRHVERTRLLLHLVDATAEDPIADYQTIQSELDAYGRGLSDRLQILAINKLDAIDPESEEVNAIVSELEQLSGTKVFKISAVSRFGLEELMRQVWHDLDELKAQEEAQQLAESSIVV, from the coding sequence ATGCAATTTATTGATCAAGCAGAAATTCAAGTTCAAGCGGGCGATGGTGGCGATGGTATGGTGTCGTTCCGTCGGGAAAAGTACGTGCCTGCGGGTGGACCGAATGGCGGAAATGGTGGACGGGGCGGCTCGGTAATTCTCAAAGCGAATGAGAATCTGCAAACGCTGCTCGATTTTCGCTATATGCGGTTGTTCAAAGCCGATAACGGTCAGAAAGGCGGATCGAGTAATTGCACTGGAGCATCGGGAAGCGATCGCATGATTGAAGTGCCTTGCGGAACCGTGATCTATGATGCCGAAACCGACGAAATCATCGGAGATTTGACTGAGAATGGTCAGACTCTGAAAGTTGCAGAAGGCGGTCGGGGTGGACTCGGCAATCATTGTTTCTTGAGTAATCGAAATCGTGCGCCGGAAAATGCGTTTCCAGGACAGCCCGGAGAAGCAAAATCGCTTCGTCTCGAACTCAAACTGTTAGCGGAAGTTGGAATTATTGGCTTACCGAATGCAGGCAAATCTACTCTGATTTCTGCTCTATCTGCGGCACGTCCCAAGATCGCGAATTATCCGTTTACAACGCTGGTTCCAAACCTAGGAGTCGTGCGGAAACCGACCGGAGATGGAACCGTATTTGCGGATATTCCAGGATTAATCGAAGGCGCACACATGGGAATTGGACTTGGACATGATTTCTTGCGCCATGTGGAGCGGACTCGATTGTTATTGCATCTAGTAGATGCGACTGCGGAAGATCCGATCGCAGATTATCAAACGATTCAGAGCGAATTGGATGCGTATGGACGTGGATTAAGCGATCGACTGCAAATTCTCGCGATTAACAAACTCGATGCGATCGATCCAGAGAGCGAAGAAGTGAACGCGATCGTGTCTGAACTCGAACAACTCAGCGGAACTAAAGTATTTAAGATTTCCGCCGTGTCACGCTTTGGATTAGAAGAACTGATGCGGCAGGTGTGGCACGATTTGGACGAGTTAAAAGCGCAGGAAGAAGCGCAACAATTGGCGGAATCGTCGATCGTGGTTTAG
- a CDS encoding lipid kinase, whose amino-acid sequence MPNRALLLVNRNARKGHEQLEAAIHQLETLGFELVEAPIDRPTQLPQTIREYRDRVNLVIVGGGDGTLNAAVEGLVETGLPLGILPLGTANDLARTLGLPATLLEACQVIANGKIQKIDLGWVNGKYFFNVASLGLSVQITRGLTKSAKKRWGVLAYAATAIQVLWKSRRFKAEIVCDGRSQKVKTVQIAVGNGRYYGGGMAVAEDAAIDDQRLDLYSLEIDHWWQMALALPALRRGTHTQSRWIQSWQGKEIFVYVPKSKAINTDGEITTTTPAHFKVVPKVLSVLVP is encoded by the coding sequence ATGCCTAACCGTGCGCTACTCCTGGTCAATCGCAATGCTCGTAAAGGTCATGAGCAGCTAGAAGCAGCCATTCACCAGCTAGAAACTTTGGGATTTGAGCTGGTTGAGGCTCCGATCGACCGTCCAACACAGTTACCGCAAACGATTCGAGAATATCGCGATCGCGTTAATCTCGTCATTGTTGGCGGCGGCGATGGAACCCTTAATGCAGCCGTTGAAGGATTGGTCGAAACTGGATTACCGCTCGGAATTTTGCCGCTTGGAACCGCGAATGATTTAGCCAGAACGCTTGGACTTCCAGCAACCTTGCTCGAAGCCTGTCAAGTGATTGCAAACGGTAAAATTCAAAAAATTGACCTCGGTTGGGTAAATGGTAAGTATTTTTTCAATGTTGCCAGCTTAGGATTGAGTGTGCAGATTACACGCGGACTCACGAAAAGCGCAAAGAAGCGATGGGGAGTGTTAGCGTATGCGGCAACTGCAATACAGGTTTTGTGGAAGTCGCGACGATTTAAAGCGGAGATTGTGTGTGATGGTCGATCGCAGAAAGTGAAAACCGTTCAAATTGCAGTTGGGAATGGTCGCTACTACGGGGGCGGAATGGCAGTCGCGGAAGATGCCGCGATCGATGATCAACGGCTCGATCTCTACAGTCTCGAAATTGATCATTGGTGGCAAATGGCGTTAGCGCTTCCTGCCTTGCGCCGGGGAACTCATACGCAATCTCGCTGGATTCAATCTTGGCAGGGGAAAGAAATTTTCGTCTATGTGCCAAAATCCAAAGCCATTAACACCGATGGCGAAATCACAACTACCACTCCCGCGCATTTTAAGGTTGTTCCGAAAGTGCTTTCTGTGCTGGTTCCTTAG
- a CDS encoding FTR1 family protein, with protein sequence MLSTFVITLREGVEAALVVGIVLAYLSKAGRSNLNSWVYGGIAAGIVASVAVGIVFIWTLGSLDASNHLYAPVFKPLLEAIFGLIAIALLSWMLIWMTKQAKSLKGEVEREIDQAMQTNAGWGVFGLIFFAVLREGFETVVFIAAQFQQGSSPVIGAIGGLTGAIVIGILLFKLGVKINLKQFFQVMGVFLLLIVSGLVIGVLAHFDKSLAILSQLNSEFANLCVSEPSSCFLGGLIWDASKVLPQKQFPGVILHTLFGYVDRLYWLEAIAYFSFLITVGSLYLQSLNPTKEPAQKALSEQP encoded by the coding sequence ATGCTTTCGACATTTGTGATTACGCTACGAGAAGGGGTAGAAGCTGCGCTAGTCGTCGGAATTGTCCTAGCGTATTTGAGCAAGGCAGGTCGATCGAATCTCAATTCCTGGGTTTATGGCGGCATTGCAGCGGGAATTGTCGCTAGTGTTGCTGTAGGAATTGTGTTTATCTGGACGTTGGGCAGTTTAGATGCTTCTAATCATCTCTATGCACCTGTATTCAAACCGCTGCTTGAAGCGATCTTTGGATTGATTGCGATCGCGCTTCTCAGTTGGATGCTGATCTGGATGACCAAACAAGCAAAATCGCTCAAGGGCGAAGTCGAACGCGAAATCGATCAAGCCATGCAAACGAATGCAGGCTGGGGAGTGTTTGGACTAATCTTCTTTGCTGTCCTACGCGAAGGATTTGAAACGGTGGTGTTTATTGCCGCACAGTTTCAGCAAGGTTCGTCGCCTGTGATTGGTGCAATAGGCGGATTGACAGGCGCGATCGTGATTGGAATTCTACTCTTCAAGCTGGGTGTGAAAATCAATCTGAAACAGTTCTTCCAAGTGATGGGAGTGTTCTTGCTGTTGATTGTTTCGGGCTTAGTAATTGGGGTGTTAGCCCATTTTGATAAAAGCTTAGCAATCTTGTCTCAGTTAAATTCTGAGTTTGCGAATCTCTGTGTTTCTGAGCCGAGTTCTTGCTTTCTCGGTGGCTTGATTTGGGATGCTTCTAAAGTGCTGCCTCAGAAACAATTTCCGGGTGTGATTTTACATACTTTATTTGGCTATGTCGATCGCTTGTATTGGCTCGAAGCGATCGCATATTTCAGCTTCTTGATCACAGTTGGTAGCTTATATCTCCAAAGCCTCAATCCCACTAAGGAACCAGCACAGAAAGCACTTTCGGAACAACCTTAA